A stretch of Methanococcus voltae PS DNA encodes these proteins:
- the amrB gene encoding AmmeMemoRadiSam system protein B yields the protein MSRTPIVKDIFYPGDVNELISIIEYFYTNPLGIGELPLKINSEPNLKSSIGLICPHAGYEYSGITAGYSYYELSKRLGDETTIVILSPNHTGMGARVAISNETWETPLGDITPDLDFISELIIHGLFELDDIAHLQEHSIEVQLPFLKHLELLGISQFKIVPICCQGMEYEEYIEMGDYIHNVAKKLNKNIVVIASTDFSHYEPRETTIKKDAKVIKNVLELDEKALYDTVMDNNISMCGFGQVITMLHILKLFGAKNADLLNYMTSGDISKDYTSVVGYCALLIE from the coding sequence ATGTCAAGAACCCCAATCGTAAAAGATATTTTTTATCCTGGAGATGTCAATGAATTAATTAGTATAATAGAGTATTTTTATACAAATCCCTTAGGAATCGGAGAATTACCTTTAAAAATTAATTCAGAACCAAATTTAAAGAGTTCAATCGGTTTAATATGTCCACACGCAGGTTATGAATATTCAGGAATTACTGCGGGCTATTCGTATTATGAACTTTCAAAAAGATTAGGTGACGAAACAACCATTGTTATATTATCTCCTAACCATACAGGTATGGGTGCAAGAGTGGCAATTTCCAATGAAACATGGGAAACCCCACTGGGCGATATAACGCCGGATTTAGACTTCATAAGTGAGTTAATAATACACGGTTTATTTGAACTTGATGATATCGCACACTTACAAGAGCATTCGATAGAGGTTCAACTACCTTTCTTAAAACATTTGGAATTGTTGGGCATTTCGCAATTTAAAATAGTCCCAATATGTTGCCAAGGCATGGAATATGAAGAGTATATCGAGATGGGAGATTACATCCATAATGTTGCAAAAAAACTAAATAAAAATATTGTCGTGATTGCATCTACTGACTTTTCACACTATGAACCCCGGGAAACAACCATAAAAAAAGATGCAAAAGTAATCAAAAATGTCTTAGAATTGGACGAAAAAGCACTTTATGATACTGTAATGGATAATAATATAAGTATGTGCGGTTTTGGGCAAGTAATTACTATGTTACACATTTTAAAATTATTTGGTGCTAAAAACGCTGATTTATTAAATTACATGACTTCCGGGGATATATCCAAAGATTATACTTCCGTAGTGGGTTACTGTGCTTTGTTAATCGAATAA
- a CDS encoding thioredoxin family protein, producing MSSKLVFKVYGLGCASCNKLFKDLNDAIADLKEKELKDYETEVLKVEDPKEIFKEVLNVPALSINDEIMFEQEKPNKNQLIELLKEYLATEN from the coding sequence TTGTCTTCAAAATTAGTTTTTAAAGTATATGGATTAGGTTGTGCTTCATGCAATAAATTATTTAAAGATTTAAACGACGCGATTGCAGATTTAAAAGAAAAAGAATTAAAAGATTATGAGACAGAAGTTTTAAAAGTTGAAGACCCAAAAGAAATATTTAAAGAGGTATTAAACGTACCTGCTCTTTCAATAAACGACGAAATTATGTTTGAACAGGAAAAACCAAATAAAAATCAATTGATTGAATTACTTAAAGAATATTTAGCTACAGAAAATTAA
- a CDS encoding permease, producing the protein MLEFIDEFANYVVINLLKMDLLSPIGSSVQFFIADVIKILFLLILMVFVISFVRSYFPPERTKKILEKYMGVKGNVFASLLGIVTPFCSCSSIPIFIGFIEAGIPLGVTFSFLITSPIVNEAAFAILLATFGWEVALLYTVSGVVIGVLGGLLIGKLKMEHLVEEYVYEIRRRRPAKIKELTFKDRIEFSKQNTIDIIKRVWLYLIIGIGIGAIIHGYLPPESYLIQLIGPDNPFALIIATIIAVPIYSNALGTIPIAEALIGKGVPIGTALAFMMATTALSLPEAILLKKVIKPKLIAVFFGITSVAIILTGYMFNILFA; encoded by the coding sequence ATGTTAGAATTTATAGACGAATTTGCAAATTATGTGGTTATAAATCTATTAAAAATGGATTTATTATCGCCCATAGGTAGTTCTGTTCAGTTTTTCATAGCGGATGTTATAAAAATACTTTTTCTATTAATTTTAATGGTATTTGTGATATCGTTTGTTAGAAGTTATTTCCCGCCTGAACGAACTAAAAAAATACTTGAGAAATACATGGGCGTTAAAGGAAATGTATTCGCTTCCTTATTGGGTATTGTAACCCCATTTTGCTCTTGTTCCTCAATCCCGATATTCATAGGATTTATTGAAGCAGGAATTCCCCTTGGAGTTACATTCTCATTCTTAATTACGTCACCTATTGTAAATGAGGCAGCTTTTGCGATACTTTTGGCAACCTTTGGCTGGGAAGTTGCTTTGTTGTATACCGTTTCTGGAGTCGTAATTGGGGTACTAGGTGGTTTATTAATCGGTAAATTAAAAATGGAACACCTTGTAGAAGAGTATGTTTATGAAATAAGACGCAGAAGACCCGCAAAAATAAAAGAACTTACATTTAAAGATAGAATAGAGTTTTCTAAACAGAATACTATAGATATAATTAAAAGAGTATGGCTTTACTTAATAATAGGTATTGGAATTGGTGCAATTATTCACGGTTATTTGCCTCCTGAAAGTTATTTAATACAGCTTATAGGTCCAGATAATCCTTTTGCTTTGATAATTGCCACGATTATTGCAGTGCCGATTTATTCTAATGCGCTTGGTACAATACCAATAGCAGAAGCTTTGATTGGTAAGGGTGTGCCTATTGGGACGGCTTTAGCATTTATGATGGCTACTACTGCACTTTCATTGCCTGAAGCCATATTATTAAAAAAGGTTATTAAACCAAAATTAATTGCGGTATTTTTTGGAATAACGAGTGTTGCAATAATTTTAACCGGATATATGTTTAATATATTATTTGCATAA
- a CDS encoding PRC-barrel domain-containing protein, giving the protein MKLSFKSLCGRSIVGDHGSIVGTVNDLVIDEKTGRLVSLNVEVSEQSAIYNKEPSVFIPYRTVSAVRDVVVVDESKMAINN; this is encoded by the coding sequence ATGAAATTATCCTTCAAATCATTATGTGGTAGGTCAATTGTAGGCGACCATGGTAGTATTGTAGGTACTGTTAATGACTTGGTAATAGATGAAAAAACTGGTAGATTAGTTTCATTAAATGTAGAAGTGTCAGAACAAAGTGCTATCTACAATAAAGAACCAAGCGTATTTATACCATACAGAACCGTTTCAGCTGTTAGAGACGTTGTTGTGGTTGATGAATCCAAAATGGCAATAAACAATTAA
- the cobY gene encoding adenosylcobinamide-phosphate guanylyltransferase, protein MDSLIMAGGKGTRLNLNIEKPLLEINGIRIIDDMIKNLLNSEIENIYIAVSPNTPETKKHILENLESYSKYLEDSKTTSDAKIFIIETSGKDYVHDLGECIPYFKSSFLTLSGDLVNVKSKTINTIIRYYSNICKKNNDIEALCVVTPIEDYPATPTINFEGYVPLGINIVSPNEKYQKEELFVLKEPILNVNTIEDLTIVIEDNL, encoded by the coding sequence ATGGACTCATTAATAATGGCAGGCGGAAAAGGTACAAGACTTAATTTAAATATTGAAAAACCACTTTTGGAAATCAATGGAATTAGAATAATTGACGATATGATAAAAAATTTACTAAATTCAGAAATTGAGAATATTTATATTGCAGTTTCCCCAAATACACCTGAAACAAAAAAACACATTTTAGAAAATTTAGAAAGTTATTCAAAATACTTGGAAGATTCCAAAACTACTTCTGACGCGAAAATTTTTATAATTGAAACTTCTGGAAAGGACTATGTGCATGATTTGGGCGAATGTATCCCTTATTTTAAATCTTCGTTTTTAACATTGTCCGGAGACTTAGTAAATGTTAAATCGAAAACTATTAATACAATCATTAGATATTATTCTAATATATGCAAAAAAAATAACGATATAGAAGCTTTATGCGTAGTAACTCCTATTGAAGATTATCCGGCTACACCTACGATTAATTTTGAAGGTTATGTCCCATTAGGCATTAATATTGTAAGCCCTAATGAAAAATATCAAAAAGAAGAGTTATTTGTTTTAAAAGAACCTATATTAAACGTCAATACTATAGAAGACCTTACAATAGTCATTGAGGATAATTTATAG
- the feoB gene encoding ferrous iron transport protein B, which produces MAKIAFIGQPNVGKTTLFNSLTGMRQKVGNWTGVTVEKVEGHYTYNNKEFSLVDLPGIYSLMSNSIDQKIAREFIVENKDATFVNIIDTPNLNRNLYLTLQLIELGVVPIICLNLIDEAEKYGITIDDNKLSKKLGGAPIIRTSGRLNIGHNDLKKAIADYRTKQPIVIEYSEILENAVLEVNKLLDKHNIAELNQYPRRWVSLSILEGDAEIISKLNSEFIHEYEQIKNKIEFEIKHDVESYVTEQRYSKCDEILSDVYKDSEVHDDIDVILVHPVYGLVIFAAVMYLLYTFVFTMNEITAEWAGIIIEYISGWIAAITPAAYQGIVVDGIVGGVGAVLEFFPLVFVMIFSLATLENTGYLSRVAALLHNIMSKFGLSGKSFIPLVTGFGCTLPAVVGTRYISGYKERLTTLLVAPFVPCSARFVIIAFLAAAFFPANQALFSMFVLAVSFLVLIASSWILSKYIIKGENEDFVFELPPYRIPDWKNVISSTWSKSKGFLKKAGTLIAAGSVLFYALTTYPTADASYAYMLGNMLSPLTSLMGLDGTAGISLIFGIIAKELVVSTLEILYTQGIQNALTPLTGLVLTLVSVLYIPCFATVATIYLETRSLKWTAFSVFYNLGIASLVGIIVYQVGRLMGF; this is translated from the coding sequence ATGGCGAAAATAGCATTCATAGGACAACCTAACGTTGGTAAAACGACTCTATTTAATAGTTTAACCGGTATGAGACAAAAAGTAGGTAATTGGACCGGGGTTACCGTTGAAAAAGTTGAAGGTCATTATACTTACAATAACAAAGAATTTTCATTGGTTGACCTTCCAGGTATTTACTCCTTAATGTCTAATTCCATAGACCAAAAAATTGCAAGGGAGTTTATTGTTGAAAACAAAGACGCAACATTTGTGAATATTATCGATACCCCTAATTTAAACAGAAATTTATACCTTACGTTACAATTGATTGAATTAGGCGTTGTACCAATAATTTGTTTAAACCTTATAGATGAAGCGGAAAAATATGGTATTACCATCGATGACAATAAGTTATCCAAAAAATTAGGTGGAGCCCCAATTATTAGAACATCTGGTAGGTTAAATATAGGTCATAATGATTTAAAAAAGGCTATTGCAGATTATAGAACTAAACAGCCTATAGTAATAGAATATTCTGAAATCTTGGAAAATGCAGTTTTAGAAGTAAATAAATTATTAGATAAACATAACATCGCGGAATTAAATCAATATCCTAGACGATGGGTATCATTATCTATATTAGAGGGAGATGCAGAGATAATTTCAAAATTAAACTCTGAATTTATCCACGAATATGAACAAATTAAAAATAAAATTGAATTTGAAATTAAGCACGACGTAGAAAGCTATGTAACAGAACAAAGATACAGTAAATGTGACGAAATATTATCCGATGTATACAAAGATAGTGAAGTTCACGACGACATCGATGTAATTCTTGTGCACCCAGTCTATGGTCTTGTAATTTTTGCAGCAGTTATGTATTTATTATATACATTCGTGTTCACAATGAATGAAATAACTGCAGAATGGGCGGGAATTATAATAGAATACATTAGCGGTTGGATTGCAGCAATAACGCCTGCAGCATACCAAGGAATCGTAGTAGATGGTATCGTAGGAGGGGTAGGTGCAGTTTTAGAATTCTTCCCACTGGTATTTGTAATGATATTCTCATTAGCTACATTAGAAAATACGGGTTACTTATCCAGAGTAGCTGCATTATTACACAATATAATGTCTAAATTTGGATTAAGTGGTAAATCATTCATACCTTTAGTAACAGGGTTTGGTTGTACCTTACCTGCGGTTGTAGGTACTCGTTATATCTCAGGATACAAAGAAAGATTAACAACTTTGTTAGTTGCCCCATTTGTACCATGTTCTGCTAGATTTGTGATTATAGCATTTTTGGCTGCGGCATTCTTCCCAGCTAACCAGGCGCTATTCTCAATGTTCGTCCTTGCAGTTTCATTCCTTGTACTTATAGCATCCTCTTGGATATTAAGTAAATACATAATTAAAGGAGAAAATGAAGACTTTGTATTTGAATTACCGCCTTATAGGATACCGGATTGGAAAAACGTAATTAGTAGTACATGGTCCAAATCAAAAGGATTCTTAAAAAAGGCAGGAACTTTAATTGCTGCAGGTTCCGTGTTATTCTACGCTTTAACCACCTACCCTACAGCAGATGCAAGCTATGCTTACATGTTAGGTAACATGTTGTCTCCATTAACCTCATTAATGGGTTTAGATGGTACAGCAGGTATCTCATTGATATTCGGTATAATTGCAAAAGAATTGGTTGTTTCAACACTTGAAATATTATATACACAAGGCATACAAAATGCTTTAACTCCATTGACTGGTTTAGTACTTACCTTGGTATCTGTGCTCTACATTCCATGTTTTGCCACCGTTGCTACAATATACCTTGAAACTAGGAGCTTAAAATGGACTGCATTTTCTGTATTCTATAACTTAGGTATTGCCTCACTTGTTGGTATAATCGTATACCAAGTCGGTAGATTAATGGGTTTCTAA
- a CDS encoding FeoA family protein: MIYFGSPIKSNETDELEKLADKSVGKYTILKVDNNAETNSSCRKLSELGIITGKRVKIVINDKKGPLTVVVGNTKVAISRKIANNIYVN; this comes from the coding sequence ATGATATATTTTGGAAGTCCCATAAAAAGTAATGAAACCGACGAACTTGAAAAACTTGCAGATAAAAGCGTAGGAAAATACACAATCTTAAAAGTAGACAATAACGCTGAAACGAATTCATCATGCAGGAAATTAAGTGAGCTGGGAATTATTACTGGGAAAAGGGTAAAAATTGTAATTAACGATAAAAAAGGTCCGTTAACAGTAGTAGTTGGCAATACAAAAGTTGCCATTAGCAGAAAGATAGCAAATAACATTTATGTAAATTAA
- the asd gene encoding aspartate-semialdehyde dehydrogenase codes for MKINVGILGATGNVGQRFIQMLENHPMFELTALGASHRSAGKTYEDACYWYQTEAIPEDTAKKIVVPTEANHPEFENVDIVFSALPANLAQTIEPEFAKAGKLVFSNASAMRMEADVPLIITEVNHEHFKMLETQRDNRGYDGGIVTNPNCSTICSSITLKPIMDKFGLDLVNITTMQAISGAGYDGVPSMAILDNMIPYIGGEEEKMQTENLKILGNVENGQFKDGNFKIGVSCNRVPVIDGHTESIFVKTTEEAEIEEIKKAMDEFDPLKDFNLPSYAKPIVLRSENDRPQPRLDRNTGNGMSIVVGRVREDPIFTTKYTALEHNTIRGAAGASVLNAELYVKKYL; via the coding sequence ATGAAAATAAACGTAGGAATATTAGGTGCAACTGGAAATGTAGGGCAAAGATTTATTCAAATGTTAGAAAACCACCCTATGTTTGAATTAACCGCTTTGGGTGCATCCCATAGAAGTGCAGGAAAAACTTATGAAGATGCTTGCTACTGGTATCAAACAGAGGCAATACCTGAAGACACTGCTAAAAAAATAGTTGTGCCAACTGAAGCTAACCACCCTGAATTTGAAAATGTTGATATTGTATTCTCTGCATTGCCTGCAAATCTCGCACAAACCATCGAACCGGAATTTGCAAAAGCTGGTAAATTGGTATTTTCAAACGCTTCAGCAATGAGAATGGAAGCAGATGTACCTTTAATCATAACTGAAGTTAACCACGAACACTTTAAAATGTTAGAAACTCAAAGAGATAACAGAGGATATGATGGTGGTATTGTAACAAACCCTAATTGTTCAACCATTTGCTCGTCAATAACTTTAAAACCAATCATGGACAAATTTGGATTGGATTTAGTAAATATTACAACAATGCAGGCTATAAGTGGTGCAGGTTACGATGGAGTACCTTCGATGGCGATATTAGATAATATGATCCCTTACATCGGCGGAGAAGAAGAAAAGATGCAAACCGAAAACTTAAAAATATTGGGCAATGTTGAAAATGGTCAATTTAAAGATGGTAATTTTAAAATAGGCGTATCTTGCAATAGAGTACCAGTTATTGACGGACACACTGAAAGTATTTTCGTTAAAACTACCGAAGAAGCAGAAATTGAAGAAATCAAAAAGGCTATGGATGAATTCGACCCATTAAAAGACTTTAACTTACCAAGTTATGCAAAACCTATCGTACTTAGAAGTGAAAACGACAGACCGCAACCAAGATTGGATAGAAACACAGGTAATGGAATGTCCATAGTGGTGGGAAGAGTTAGAGAAGACCCTATCTTTACAACAAAGTACACTGCTTTGGAACATAATACAATTAGAGGCGCTGCAGGTGCTAGCGTTCTTAATGCGGAATTATATGTTAAAAAATATTTATAA
- the nadA gene encoding quinolinate synthase NadA — protein sequence MKECINKKEKLINHINELKNQKNAIILAHNYQPREIQEIADFIGDSLELCIIAEKTEADIIVFCGVDFMAETAKILNPTKKVLLPEIVDSECPMAHQLPPEVIIQAKKEHPDAKVVIYVNTLASAKAMADATCTSANADKVVNLFEEDKILFGPDNNLAYFVEKRTDKKIIPVPKGGHCYVHKMYTLEDAKKVKAEYPDAELLIHPESNPELQDIADYVMSTGGMVKHVLNSPVETFIIGTECDMISRLNIELEKVGKSKNLVPLRSDAICKSMKNITLEKIETCLIEEKYEVNLDKEIIEKAKVAIDKMLSLNK from the coding sequence ATGAAAGAATGTATCAATAAAAAGGAAAAGTTAATAAACCATATAAATGAATTGAAAAACCAAAAAAATGCAATAATTTTGGCTCATAATTATCAACCTAGAGAAATTCAAGAGATAGCCGACTTTATCGGTGATTCTTTAGAACTCTGTATAATCGCAGAGAAAACTGAGGCTGACATAATAGTATTTTGCGGTGTAGATTTTATGGCCGAAACTGCAAAAATCTTAAATCCTACTAAAAAAGTGCTTTTACCCGAAATTGTTGACTCCGAATGTCCAATGGCTCACCAATTACCTCCTGAAGTAATTATACAAGCTAAAAAGGAGCATCCTGACGCTAAAGTTGTAATTTACGTTAATACATTGGCTTCAGCAAAGGCAATGGCGGATGCCACCTGTACTTCTGCAAATGCCGACAAAGTAGTAAATTTATTTGAAGAAGATAAGATATTATTTGGACCAGACAATAATTTAGCTTATTTCGTAGAAAAAAGAACCGATAAAAAAATAATTCCAGTTCCAAAAGGCGGACATTGCTATGTACACAAAATGTATACATTAGAGGATGCTAAAAAAGTAAAAGCCGAATATCCTGACGCGGAATTGTTAATTCATCCTGAGAGCAACCCTGAATTACAAGATATTGCAGATTATGTCATGAGTACAGGCGGAATGGTTAAACACGTATTAAACTCCCCTGTTGAAACCTTTATAATTGGAACAGAATGCGATATGATTTCTAGATTAAATATTGAGCTTGAAAAAGTGGGTAAATCTAAAAATCTAGTACCATTAAGGTCTGATGCAATCTGTAAATCTATGAAAAATATAACTCTTGAAAAAATAGAAACCTGTTTAATTGAAGAGAAATACGAAGTAAATTTGGATAAAGAAATCATAGAAAAAGCAAAAGTCGCAATTGATAAAATGTTATCTTTGAATAAATAA